From the genome of Acidobacteriota bacterium:
GGCCTACTGCGTCAGCAAGGCGGGCCTCGACCAGCTCACGCGGTGCGCGGCGCTCGAGCTGGCCCCGAAAGGCGTGCGCGTCAACGCCGTCAACCCGGGCGTGGTGGTGTCGAACCTGCATCGACGCGGGGGCATGGCCGAGGACTCGTACGCCGCCTTCCTCGAGCGCTCGAAGGAAACGCACCCGCTCGGGCGACCGGGGCAGCCGGACGAGGTGGCGGCGGCCGTGCTGTTCCTCGCGTCGGATGAAGCCGGGTGGATCACGGGCGAGACGGTGGCCGTCGACGGCGGCCGCCACGCGACCTGTGCCCGCTGACGCCGGTTGCCTGCGGATGCCGGACGCCGGATGCCGGACGCCGGCGATCAGCTTCCCGGCCGCATGGCCTCGGTGAAGGCGAGGCCGTCGCGCTCGGCGAGGACGTGCGCCGCCCTGAACCCTGCGCTCGTCATCCGGTCGATCGAAGCCTGACGCGCTGCCGCCGCGCCGGTCGCGCGCTCGACCAGCAGGCATCGGCCTCCCGCGCGCAGCGTGCGATGCACTTCGCCGAGCGCCGCGTCGAGGGCCGCCTCTCCCACGACCGGAGCNNNNNNNNNNNNNNNNNNNNNNNNNNNNNNNNNNNNNNNNNNNNNNNNNNNNNNNNNNNNNNNNNNNNNNNNNNNNNNNNNNNNNNNNNNNNNNNNNNNNAGCCCGTAGCCCGGGTGATATATTACGGGCCGTGAAACACGCCTCTGAAATCATCCCTGCTCAAGGAAAACTCGGAATTCTGCTCGTCGGCCTCGGGGCGGTGAGCACCACGTTCATTGCCGGCGTGCTGGCGGTGCGGAAGGGACTGGCGTCGCCCATTGGCGCGCTGACCCAGATGGGCACCATTCGGCTCGGCAAGCGCACCGAGGGGCGGACGCCCCTCATCAAGGACTTCGTGCCGCTCGCCTCGCTCGACGACATCGTCTTCGGCGGGTGGGACATCTTCGAGGACGACTGTTACGAGGCCGCAAAGACGGCCGGCGTGCTCGACGAGAGGCTGCTCGACCAGGTGAAGGACGAGCTGCAGGCCATCAAGCCGTGGAAGGCGGTCTTCGACCGTCAGTACGTGAAGCGGCTCGACGGCCCCAACGTGAAGAAGGGCGCCAACAAGAAGGCACTGGCCGACCAGGTCATCGACGACATGCGCCGCTTCAAGCAGGATCACGGCCTCGACCGGCTCGTGATGATCTGGTGCGGAAGCACCGAGATCTTCATGACCGAGTCGCCGGCGCACCAGTCGATCGAGGCCTTCGAGCAGGCGCTCGAGGCCAACGATCCCTCCATTCCTTCGTCGATGGTCTATGCCTACGCGGCCTTGAAGGAAGGCGTCCCCTACGCCAACGGCGCGCCCAACCTCACGGCGGACGTTCCGGCGCTCATGCAGATGGCGCAGGAGAAGCGGGTGCCCGTCGCGGGCAAGGACTTCAAGACGGGGCAGACGCTCATCAAGACGGTCATCGCGCCGGGGCTGAAGGCGCGGCTGCTCGGCGTGAGCGGCTGGTACTCGACCAACATCCTGGGGAACCGCGACGGCGAGGTGCTCGACGATCCCGAGTCGTTCAAGACGAAGGAGGAGAGCAAGAAGTCGGTGCTCGACTACATCCTCCAGCCCGACCTGTACCCGACGCTCTACAAGGACCTCTGCCACGTCGTCAGGATCAACTACTATCCGCCCCGCGGCGACAACAAGGAAGGGTGGGACAACATCGATCTCGTCGGGTGGCTGGGCTATCCGATGCAGCTCAAGATCAACTTCCTCTGTCGAGACAGCATCCTCGCCGCGCCGATCGTGCTCGACCTGGCGCTGTTTCTCGATCTCGCCTCGCGGGCCGGCCTGTCGGGCATCCAGGAGTGGCTCTCGTTCTACTTCAAGAGCCCTCAGCACGCGCCCGGTCTGTACCCGGAGCACGACCTGTTCATTCAGTTGATGAAGCTCAAGAACACGCTGCGGTACCTCCAGGGCGAGGACCTGATCACGCACCTGGGACACGACTACTACGACTGAGCGAGCCCGTCCGGCCTCGACCCGAAGCCTATGGCCCCTGCGAAGCTCCAGCCCGCACTGCTCGGCGGCATCTTCATCGGCGTGCTGTCGGGGCTGCCCGTCGTCAGCCTGTGCTGCTGCCTGTGGATGATCGGCGGCGGGGCACTCGCCGCGTACCTGATGCAGCAGAACCACCCGACGCCCGTGTCCCCGGGCGACGGGGCGCTCGTCGGTCTGCTCGCCGGCGTCGTCAGCGCGTTCGTCTACGTCCTGGTGACGATGCTCGCCAACGTGCTGGTCGGACCCGCGATGGACGGGGTCATCGAGCAGTTGCTCGACGGGACGGCCGATCTGCCTCCCGAAGCGCGCGACGTGCTCGAGCGCGTGCGGGGCATGGGCGTCGGTGGCGTGGTGCTGGTGTTCTCCTTCGTCTTCCAGCTGTTCCTTGGCACGGTGTTCGCCACGCTCGGCGGCCTGCTCGGCGCGGTCCTGTTCCGCAAGCCGTCGCCGCCCATCGCGCCACCTCCCCTGCCGCCGTCGTTCACGGCCCCGTCCGGCCCTGGCGGGCCCACGAGCGTCTGATCGACCATGCGCGTGTGGTGTCGATGGCGGGCGTGGCCGCGTGTCCTCCTGGCCGTGGCCCTGCTGGTGGCGGCGGCGGCGTGCGGGCCGGGCGCCCCGGTCCCGGAGCCCGCGCCCCAATCGGTGGCGCCGGCCGGGGGCGCCGCCCTCGCCTCGCTCGCGGTCGAGGATGCCGAGGGCGTCCGACTCGAGGTGGTCGACGTCACGCGACCGGCGCTCGGCGTGGTCGAGGTACAGCTGACACTCGTCAACATCGGCGCGTCGGCGTTCGACCTGGGCGAGCGGTGGGCCGCCGCCGGCGAGCCCGGAGCCCTTTCGGAACTCGCCCTGGCCGAACCCGACGGACAGAAGCGACACTTCGTGCTGCGCGACGACCACGGCCGGCCCCTGTGCTCGACCGGCGAGGCGCCCATCGCCGCGGGTGAGCGGCGTCAGTTGTGGGCCCGCTTCGGCGCGCCGGCCAACTCGGTCCCGAGCGTGCGCCTCGTCGCCGGGTCGCTCGAGTCGGGCGAGTTCGCGCTGCCGCCCGCGCCGTGATGCCGCCCGGAGCCGCCGGCGGAACCGCGCCACGCCGCCTGACGTAATCTCAAGGGACAACCCAGTCGTTTCATCGTGAGAACCGCTGATGCCTGCGCTGATTGAGACCCGCGACCTGTGGAAGACCTACATCATGGGATCGGAGGAGATTCACGCGCTGCGTGGCGTCACCGTCCAGATCGAACGTGGTGAGTACGTGGCGATCATGGGGCCCTCGGGTTCCGGCAAGTCGACGCTGATGAACCTGGTCGGCTGCCTCGACACGCCAAGCCGCGGGAGCTACATCCTCAACGGCAAGGAAGTCAGCCAGATGAACGACGACGAGCTGG
Proteins encoded in this window:
- a CDS encoding inositol-3-phosphate synthase, which produces MKHASEIIPAQGKLGILLVGLGAVSTTFIAGVLAVRKGLASPIGALTQMGTIRLGKRTEGRTPLIKDFVPLASLDDIVFGGWDIFEDDCYEAAKTAGVLDERLLDQVKDELQAIKPWKAVFDRQYVKRLDGPNVKKGANKKALADQVIDDMRRFKQDHGLDRLVMIWCGSTEIFMTESPAHQSIEAFEQALEANDPSIPSSMVYAYAALKEGVPYANGAPNLTADVPALMQMAQEKRVPVAGKDFKTGQTLIKTVIAPGLKARLLGVSGWYSTNILGNRDGEVLDDPESFKTKEESKKSVLDYILQPDLYPTLYKDLCHVVRINYYPPRGDNKEGWDNIDLVGWLGYPMQLKINFLCRDSILAAPIVLDLALFLDLASRAGLSGIQEWLSFYFKSPQHAPGLYPEHDLFIQLMKLKNTLRYLQGEDLITHLGHDYYD